From a single Arachis hypogaea cultivar Tifrunner chromosome 3, arahy.Tifrunner.gnm2.J5K5, whole genome shotgun sequence genomic region:
- the LOC112790387 gene encoding replication protein A 70 kDa DNA-binding subunit A isoform X1, with the protein MGENYDYISDINARKFCWNFKVYVIRIWEHPSKFNEKEIGSIEMILQDSKGGRGHASIPKSIVKKWSGVFQVFQMYIIKNFIVVDNKTIKKPTPYRWILTFSHRTEVNHFMNPTFPLDAFVFKTIPELLTAEKIENSELFDMIGEVVGKHDPRELVTSKGKETKRLVVVLQDLEKNRINCTLFGEMVDEILPHLEVGRLEPLIVVIQYFKAIRWNGQTSVQSHFEISKLHINAELKDVVGFRDRLLKGAPSNASRISQMSFQSGWSGMEEITNGSALVKTIEEVLSSKEEGPIWVAGTIVAINCSKNDWYYKACRRCPKKVETPVGNRYECDKCGHTHGTASIRYKVEVMVFDGTGSISLLLWDRETSQLCGKQAEKVLEEDGGREDEYPLTLDNMMDRRLLFKINVKAANISGYDQVFTVMKICDDEEVVDKNLPKNFDGNSSMNMTENGCSNSLDMFGNITDLNTDTDPDAQYTMDIREDSITSLKCKTPAKRVTNGFRSGSSSAIQNEDEGQLSTNKFSRKNAKKQKSIMIDGEN; encoded by the exons ATGGGTGAAAATTACGACTATATTTCTGATATCAATGCAAGAAAATTTTGTTGGAACTTTAAAGTATATGTAATCAGAATTTGGGAACATCCGAGTAAGTTCAACGAGAAGGAGATTGGAAGCATAGAGATGATCCTGCAAGATAGTAAG GGTGGAAGGGGCCATGCTTCAATACCCAAGTCTATAGTTAAGAAATGGAGTGGTGTATTTCAGGTGTTTCAGATGTATATTATAAAGAACTTTATAGTGGTGGACaacaaaaccataaaaaaacccacTCCATATCGCTGGATACTGACTTTTTCACACAGGACGGAGGTCAATCACTTTATGAATCCTACTTTTCCTCTTGACGCATTTGTGTTCAAGACTATACCGGAATTGCTCACGGCCGAGAAGATCGAAAACTCAGAGCTATTTG aCATGATTGGTGAGGTAGTTGGAAAGCATGATCCCAGAGAGTTAGTCACCAGCAAAGGGAAGGAGACCAAACGGTTGGTTGTGGTGTTGCAAGATCTGGA aaaaaataggATTAACTGCACTTTATTTGGTGAAATGGTCGATGAGATACTACCACATCTGGAAGTTGGAAGGCTGGAGCCACTTATTGTAGTTATACAATACTTTAAGGCAATTAGGTGGAATG GACAAACTTCGGTCCAGAGTCATTTTGAGATCTCCAAACTCCACATCAATGCAGAGTTGAAGGATGTTGTTGGATTTAGGGACAG GTTGCTAAAGGGGGCACCATCCAATGCTTCAAGAATAAGTCAAATGTCATTCCAAAGTGGCTGGTCTGGCATGGAAGAGATTACTAATGGGTCTGCATTAGTTAAAACCATTGAAGAGGTCCTGAGTTCCAAAGAG GAGGGTCCTATTTGGGTTGCTGGAACTATTGTGGCCATAAATTGCAGCAAGAATGATTGGTATTACAAGGCCTGCAGAAGATGTCCTAAGAAAGTTGAAACACCAGTTGGTAATAGATACGAATGTGACAAATGCGGCCACACGCATGGAACTGCATCTATAAG ATACAAGGTGGAGGTCATGGTCTTTGATGGAACAGGCAGCATTTCTCTCTTGCTATGGGATAGAGAAACAAGCCAATTATGTGGGAAACAAGCTGAAAAAGTTTTGGAGGAAGAT GGTGGACGTGAGGATGAATACCCCCTTACCCTAGACAACATGATGGATAGGAGACTTTTATTTAAGATAAATGTGAAAGCTGCTAATATCAGTGGCTATGATCAAGTGTTCACTGTGATGAAGATATGTGACGATGAAGAAGTTGTTGACAAAAACCTACCCAAGAATTTTGATGGAAATTCATCAATGAATATGACG GAAAATGGGTGCAGTAACTCACTTGATATGTTTGGGAACATTACTGATCTTAATACTGACACTGACCCTGATGCTCAGTATACTATG GATATTAGAGAAGATTCCATAACCAGTCTCAAGTGTAAAACCCCTGCTAAAAGAGTTACAAATGGCTTTAGATCTGGCTCTAGCAGTGCAATCCAAAATGAAGATGAGGGACAACTCTCAACAAACAAGTTTAGCCGAAAGAATGCCAAGAAGCAAAAATCTATAATGATAGATGGAGAAAATTGA
- the LOC112790388 gene encoding elongator complex protein 3: protein MGAAETELLTAAEQPRKAPRPGKGGYSGHGLSEEEARVRAISEIVSSMVELSRKGQNVDLNALKSSACRKYGLARAPKLVEMIAALPDSERDALLPKLRAKPVRTASGIAVVAVMSKPHRCPHIATTGNICVYCPGGPDSDFEYSTQSYTGYEPTSMRAIRARYNPYVQARSRIDQLKRLGHSVDKVEFILMGGTFMSLPADYRDYFIRNLHDALSGHTSANVEEAVAYSEHSATKCIGMTIETRPDYCLGPHLRQMLSYGCTRLEIGVQSTYEDVARDTNRGHTVAAVADCFSLAKDAGFKVVAHMMPDLPNVGVERDMESFREFFESPSFRADGLKIYPTLVIRGTGLYELWKTGRYRNYPPEQLVDIIARILAMVPPWTRVYRVQRDIPMPLVTSGVEKGNLRELALARMEDLGLKCRDVRTREAGIQDIHHQIRPEEVELVRRDYTANEGWETFLSYEDTRQDILVGLLRLRKCGRNVTCPELMGKCSIVRELHVYGTAVPVHGRDADKLQHQGYGTLLMEEAERIALREHRSTKIAVISGVGTRHYYRKLGYELEGPYMVKYLV from the exons ATGGGGGCGGCGGAGACGGAGTTGTTAACGGCGGCGGAGCAGCCACGAAAGGCACCGCGGCCAGGTAAAGGAGGATACTCAGGTCACGGCCTGAGCGAAGAAGAAGCGCGCGTGCGCGCAATCTCTGAGATCGTGAGTTCCATGGTTGAGCTCTCGCGTAAGGGACAGAACGTCGACCTCAACGCGCTCAAGTCTAGCGCGTGTCGCAAGTATGGCCTCGCACGCGCTCCGAAGCTCGTGGAGATGATTGCTGCACTCCCTGACTCCGAGCGCGATGCGCTCCTCCCTAAGCTTAGGGCGAAACCGGTTCGAACCGCCTCTGGAATCGCGGTGGTGGCGGTTATGTCGAAGCCGCATCGGTGCCCGCACATCGCGACCACCGGAAACATATGCGTTTACTGTCCCGGAGGACCTGACTCGGATTTTGAGTACAGTACTCAGTCTTACACTGGTTATGAACCGACTAGTATGCGTGCAATTCGAGCGAG GTATAACCCATATGTCCAAGCAAGAAGCAGGATAGATCAGCTTAAGCGTTTGGGTCACAGTgtagacaag GTTGAGTTCATTTTAATGGGTGGTACTTTCATGTCGCTTCCTGCTGATTACCGTGATTACTTCATAAGGAATCTTCATGATGCTTTGTCTGGACATACTTCTGCCAATGTAGAAGAAGCGGTTGCATACTCTGAGCACAGTGCAACTAAGTGTATCGGCATGACAATTGAGAC AAGGCCAGATTATTGTCTTGGGCCTCACTTGCGGCAAATGCTTTCCTATGGTTGTACACGGTTGGAAATTGGAGTCCAAAGCACCTATGAGGATGTTGCTCGAGACACTAACAGAGGGCATACAGTAGCTGCTGTGGCTGATTGTTTTTCCTTGGCAAAAGATGCTGGTTTCAAG GTTGTTGCTCACATGATGCCTGATCTTCCTAATGTTGGTGTTGAAAGGGACATGGAAAGTTTCCGGGAGTTTTTTGAGAGCCCCTCATTTAGAGCAGATGGGCTTAAAATATATCCTACACTTGTAATACGTGGAACTGGACTTTATGAGCTCTGGAAAACTGGGAG GTATAGAAATTATCCACCTGAGCAACTTGTGGATATCATAGCTAGGATTCTTGCTATGGTGCCACCTTGGACACGTGTTTATAGAGTTCAACGGGATATTCCCATGCCTCTGGTTACATCTGGGGTTGAGAAAGGAAATCTGAGAGAGCTAGCATTAGCTCGAATGGAAGACCTGGGATTGAAATGTCGTGACGTTCGGACCAGAGAAGCTGGAATCCAG GATATTCACCACCAAATTAGGCCAGAGGAGGTGGAGCTTGTACGTCGTGATTATACTGCAAATGAGGGCTGGGAGACATTTCTCTCATATGAAGATACACGTCAG GATATCCTTGTTGGTCTTCTACGACTGCGAAAATGTGGCCGAAACGTTACTTGCCCAGAGCTAATGGGCAAGTGTTCTATTGTTCGTGAACTTCATGTTTATGGAACTGCTGTACCAGTTCATGGGAGGGATGCTGACAAGCTACAACACCAG GGTTATGGTACGCTTCTAATGGAGGAGGCAGAGCGTATTGCTTTAAGAGAACACCGATCAACAAAAATAGCTGTAATTTCAGGGGTTGGCACCCGCCATTATTACAGGAAACTGGGATATGAGCTTGAAGGGCCTTACATGGTTAAATATCTAGTATAA
- the LOC112776665 gene encoding uncharacterized protein, with product MSTTAYVSGNGGSVFLENNTNMNAQCSKADSGTSSDQGFREALARTEVEIRSCVTRTRGTINSVLQQPIYLDGANKENNLPYTTNLNASFQTMNSYWNAPARSCENIEDINLDWSAQTNCSKGYASVVSVDEPIDNRHDHSILQPHDGGVLSLHGSKNMVERKRPQMRNYVPQSTNDNVEYWNMGYVVHECEYCNALFWYGERKEKHYNTNEPTYTLCCRGGQVEIPQLQEAPKVLYNLLYGNDARSKHFRENIRTYNSMFQFTSLGAKIDRGKSSSRGPPTFILCGENYHLMGSLIPPDGCMAKFAQLYVIDTENEIQNRMSIIGAEENKTIQEEVVNDLKMMLDQHNVLVKAFRNVKQSIAAEPTSKVKLRLLGKRGKDGRRYNLPSTNEVAALIVGDFDINRTDRDIIVETQTGRLQRINQLNPSYLGLQYPLLFPYGEDGYKEDIPLNKKKGNCEKGRREVTMKDFFAYRIQERLADASPLLYSRRLFQQFLVDAYSMIESSRLTYIRLDQEKFRCEMYKGIKEAVLTGETTPSSVGKRIILPSSFTGGPRYMIQNYQDAMAICRVVGYPDLFLTFTCNPKWPELEDFLKNRELNAEDRPDMVCRAFKLKLDHLIKDIRTNKIFGRVVAVVYTIEFQKRGLPHAHILIFLHRDDKYPTGEDIDRIITAEISDKQRDPLYYEAVEKHMMHGPCGSAKRDSPCMENGKCIRHFPKKFVVNTTVDDDGYPIYRRRDDGRTIKKSGVDLDSRYVVPHNRTLLLKYGAHINVEWCNQSRSIKYLFKYVNKGHDRVTASFYKSATADTKSDDCDEISMYYDCRYISPCEAVWRIFGYNMHYRDPSVIRLGFHLPDEQPVVFKDDECLDEVARKASVKESMFLGWFEANKTNPEARCLTYVEFPSKFVWKPDTRKWFPRKSHSVIGRIFFVPPGSGEIYYLRLLLNFVKGPTCYEDIRTIDGVVYSSFRDACYAMGLLDDDKEYIDAIKEASHWGSGEYLRKLFVILLSSNSMERPENVWENTWKLQGDDILHKQRRMLDNQELQLTEQELKDLTLIEVESILKSYNKSLRDYPTMPYPNTDTSFQQLMCSGLNPLICDELRYNRRKLAGEHAAYLQQLTDEQRVVYKSIMEAVNSGRGGVFFLYGYGGTGKTFVWKTLASVVRSKGQIALTVASSGIASLLLPGGRTAHSRFAIPLNLDEFSTCNIKQGSALAELITKAKIIIWDEAPMVNRLCIEALDRTMRDILRFKNTNSENQLFGGKTVVFGGDFRQILPVIPKGSRQDIVNATINSSYIWDSCKLLTLTRNMRLQADKTSEESKEIKQFCEWILSIGDGKCGTPNDGVDKVKIPDDILISVWDDPIVAICEATYPDLFGSASCVPHLQQRAILAPTLQAVDEINNYMMSLNPAEAYTYYSSDTACQAECSNDIMASIHTPEFLNTIRCSGVPNHELKVKVGTPIMLLRNIDHSAGLCNGTRLVISKLGKHIIEAQSLTGTNCGQKVYIPRMTLSPSDHRIPFKFQRRQFPIMVSYAMTINKSQGQSLSNVGLILKKSVFTHGQLYVAVSRVTNRKGLKILICNNEDNQETNNVVFKEVFRNVG from the exons ATGTCAACAACAGCATATGTTAGTGGGAACGGAGGGTCAGTGTTTTTGGAGAACAATACAAACATGAATGCACAGTGTAGCAAAGCGGATTCCGGTACATCATCCGACCAAGGTTTTAGGGAGGCGTTAGCCAGAACAGAGGTAGAAATACGAAGCTGTGTTACACGAACAAGAG GGACAATTAACAGTGTTTTGCAGCAACCAATCTATTTGGATGgtgctaacaaagaaaataatctACCATACACCACTAATTTAAATGCAAGTTTCCAGACAATGAATTCATATTGGAATGCACCAGCAAGAAGTTGTGAAAATATCGAAGATATCAATCTAGATTGGTCTGCACAGACCAACTGCTCAAAAG gaTATGCTTCTGTAGTATCAGTGGATGAACCAATTGACAACAGACATGACCATTCTATTTTACAACCTCATGATGGTGGTGTACTATCTCTACATG GAAGCAAAAACATGGTTGAGAGAAAAAGACCACAAATGAGAAATTATGTACCGCAGTCTACTAATGACAATGTTG AATATTGGAACATGGGATATGTAGTGCATGAGTGTGAATACTGCAATGCTCTTTTTTGGTATGGCGAAAGGAAAGAAAAGCATTACAATACAAATGAACCTACGTACACACTATGCTGCAGAGGTGGACAAGTGGAGATTCCTCAACTACAAGAAGCTCCTAAGGTGCTATACAATTTGTTATATGGGAATGATGCCAGGAGCAAACATTTCCGAGAGAATATTAGAACATACAATAGCATGTTTCAATTCACATCTTTGGGTGCCAAAATTGATAGAGGTAAAAGTTCATCCAGAGGACCACCAACATTTATCTTATGTGGTGAGAATTATCACTTGATGGGGAGCTTGATTCCACCAGACGGATGTATGGCAAAATTTGCTCAACTATATGTAATCGACACCGAAAATGAGATCCAAAATCGGATGTCTATAATCGG TGCGGAAGAAAACAAGACAATTCAAGAAGAAGTTGTGAATGACTTAAAGATGATGCTAGACCAACACAATGTATTGGTAAAGGCATTCCGTAATGTGAAACAGTCAATAGCAGCAGAACCCACTTCAAAGGTCAAGCTTAGGCTTTTGGGAAAAAGAGGAAAAGATGGTAGGAGGTATAACTTGCCATCCACAAATGAGGTGGCAGCATTGATCGTGGGTGACTTCGATATTAACCGTACAGATAGGGATATTATTGTGGAGACCCAAACTGGAAGGTTACAACGTATAAATCAACTGAATCCATCATATTTGGGGTTGCAATATCCCTTATTGTTTCCATATGGAGAAGATGGATACAAAGAAGACATtcctctaaacaagaagaagggCAACTGTGAAAAAGGACGGCGAGAAGTGACAATGAAGGACTTTTTTGCTTATAGAATTCAAGAGAGATTGGCTGATGCTTCCCCATTATTGTACTCAAGGAGACTTTTTCAACAGTTCTTGGTAGATGCCTACTCAATGATTGAGTCGTCTAGACTAACATACATTCGTCTCGACCAAGAGAAATTTAGATGTGAGATGTACAAGGGTATTAAGGAAGCTGTTTTGACGGGAGAAACAACACCCTCATCAGTAGGGAAACGGATTATACTGCCTTCATCATTTACCGGAGGACCAAGATATATGATACAGAACTATCAAGATGCAATGGCAATTTGTAGAGTAGTTGGGTATCCAGATCTTTTCCTAACATTTACATGTAATCCTAAATGGCCAGAACTGGAAGACTTTCttaaaaatagagaattaaatgcAGAGGATCGTCCAGACATGGTGTGCAGAGCTTTTAAGCTTAAATTAGATCATCTGATAAAGGACATAAGGACAAATAAGATATTTGGAAGAGTGGTTGCAG TTGTATACACAATCGAATTTCAAAAGCGTGGATTGCCTCACGCACACATTCTCATATTCCTGCACCGTGATGACAAATATCCCACTGGAGAAGACATAGATCGAATTATCACTGCTGAGATTTCAGACAAGCAGAGAGACCCGCTCTATTACGAAGCTGTTgaaaaacacatgatgcatgggCCATGTGGGAGTGCTAAGAGAGACTCTCCATGCATGGAGAATGGCAAATGTATTCGTCATTTTCCTAAAAAATTTGTGGTCAATACAACAGTTGATGATGATGGATATCCAATTTATAGACGCAGAGATGATGGAAGGACAATAAAAAAATCTGGTGTTGATTTGGACAGTCGTTATGTGGTTCCACACAACAGGACACTATTATTAAAATATGGAGCTCACATAAATGTTGAATGGTGCAACCAGTCTAGATCAATCAAGTATTTATTCAAGTATGTTAATAAAGGTCATGATCGTGTAACTGCCTCATTTTATAAGAGTGCCACAGCTGACACTAAAAGCGATGATTGTGATGAAATTAGCATGTATTACGATTGTCGATACATATCACCATGTGAAGCAGTTTGGAGAATCTTTGGGTATAACATGCACTATAGAGACCCTTCTGTTATAAGGTTGGGTTTTCACCTGCCCGACGAGCAACCGGTGGTTTTTAAAGACGACGAATGTTTAGACGAGGTTGCTAGGAAAGCATCAGTTAAGGAGTCGATGTTTTTAGGATGGTTTGAAGCTAACAAAACTAACCCAGAAGCACGCTGCCTAACATACGTGGAATTCCCATCAAAGTTTGTTTGGAAGCCAGATACCAGGAAGTGGTTTCCGCGGAAATCACATTCAGTCATAGGAAGGATTTTCTTTGTTCCACCAGGATCAGGGGAAATTTATTACCTAAGGCTACTCCTAAATTTTGTAAAGGGTCCTACTTGCTATGAAGACATCAGAACTATCGATGGTGTCGTCTATTCATCatttagagatgcatgttatgcAATGGGATTGTTGGATGATGATAAAGAATACATTGATGCAATCAAAGAAGCAAGCCACTGGGGTTCAGGAGAGTACTTAAGGAAGCTTTTTGTAATACTTTTGTCATCCAACTCAATGGAGAGACCAGAAAATGTATGGGAAAATACATGGAAATTGCAAGGTGATGACATACTTCATAAGCAACGAAGAATGCTTGACAATCAAG AGCTACAACTAACAGAACAGGAGCTGAAGGATTTAACTTTGATAGAGGTTGAGAGCATATTGAAGTCATACAACAAGAGTTTGCGAGATTACCCCACTATGCCTTACCCAAACACTGATACATCGTTCCAGCAGTTGATGTGCAGTGGTTTGAACCCTCTAATATGTGATGAGCTTAGATACAACAGACGCAAATTAGCAGGAGAACATGCTGCTTACTTACAACAGTTAACTGATGAACAGAGGGTAGTGTACAAGTCAATAATGGAAGCTGTGAACAGTGGGAGAGGTGGAGTTTTTTTCCTGTATGGATACGGTGGTACTGGAAAGACTTTTGTTTGGAAGACACTTGCTTCTGTAGTTAGGTCCAAAGGACAAATTGCTTTGACAGTTGCATCAAGTGGTATCGCATCGTTATTACTACCAGGTGGAAGGACAGCACACTCCCGTTTTGCTATCCCACTAAACTTGGATGAGTTCTCCACGTGCAACATCAAACAGGGTAGTGCTTTGGCTGAGTTGATAACAAAGGCTAAGATTATTATATGGGATGAAGCTCCTATGGTAAATAGACTCTGTATTGAGGCACTTGATAGAACAATGCGTGACATACTGAGGTTCAAGAATACAAACAGTGAGAACCAACTGTTTGGCGGAAAGACGGTTGTCTTTGGAGGAGACTTTAGACAGATTTTACCCGTCATACCGAAAGGCAGCAGGCAAGATATTGTTAATGCAACAATTAATTCATCATACATTTGGGATAGTTGCAAATTGCTTACACTCACAAGGAACATGCGACTACAAGCAGACAAGACatctgaagaatcaaaggagataaaGCAATTTTGTGAATGGATATTGTCAATTGGTGATGGAAAATGTGGAACACCAAATGATGGAGTTGACAAAGTTAAAATCCCAGATGATATTCTTATTAGTGTGTGGGATGATCCTATAGTAGCCATCTGTGAAGCAACATATCCTGATTTGTTTGGGAGTGCAAGTTGTGTTCCCCACCTACAACAACGAGCAATATTAGCACCCACGCTACAAGCTGTTGACGAGATTAATAATTACATGATGAGTCTCAACCCTGCCGAGGCGTATACTTACTACAGTTCTGACACTGCATGTCAAGCAGAGTGCAGTAATGACATCATGGCATCCATTCATACTCCAGAATTCTTAAACACTATAAGATGTTCGGGCGTCCCTAATCATGAGTTAAAGGTGAAAGTAGGTACACCTATCATGCTACTAAGGAACATTGATCACTCTGCTGGCTTATGTAATGGAACACGTTTGGTAATATCAAAGTTGGGAAAACACATCATTGAAGCACAGAGCTTAACAGGAACAAATTGTGGCCAAAAAGTTTATATCCCAAGAATGACACTTAGTCCATCAGACCATAGGATACCATTTAAGTTTCAGCGGAGACAATTTCCGATAATGGTATCATATGCTATGACTATTAACAAGAGTCAAGGACAATCATTATCAAATGTGGGTCTCATTCTAAAGAAGTCAGTGTTCACACATGGCCAACTATATGTTGCAGTGTCAAGAGTTACAAATAGGAAAGGTCTGAAGATTTTGATTTGCAACAATGAAGATAACCAAGAGACAAACAACGTAGTTTTTAAGGAGGTGTTTAGAAATGTTGGTTAA
- the LOC112790387 gene encoding replication protein A 70 kDa DNA-binding subunit A isoform X2, with product MGENYDYISDINARKFCWNFKVYVIRIWEHPSKFNEKEIGSIEMILQDSKGGRGHASIPKSIVKKWSGVFQVFQMYIIKNFIVVDNKTIKKPTPYRWILTFSHRTEVNHFMNPTFPLDAFVFKTIPELLTAEKIENSELFDMIGEVVGKHDPRELVTSKGKETKRLVVVLQDLEKNRINCTLFGEMVDEILPHLEVGRLEPLIVVIQYFKAIRWNGHIGQTSVQSHFEISKLHINAELKDVVGFRDRLLKGAPSNASRISQMSFQSGWSGMEEITNGSALVKTIEEVLSSKEEGPIWVAGTIVAINCSKNDWYYKACRRCPKKVETPVGNRYECDKCGHTHGTASIRYKVEVMVFDGTGSISLLLWDRETSQLCGKQAEKVLEEDGGREDEYPLTLDNMMDRRLLFKINVKAANISGYDQVFTVMKICDDEEVVDKNLPKNFDGNSSMNMTENGCSNSLDMFGNITDLNTDTDPDAQYTMDIREDSITSLKCKTPAKRVTNGFRSGSSSAIQNEDEGQLSTNKFSRKNAKKQKSIMIDGEN from the exons ATGGGTGAAAATTACGACTATATTTCTGATATCAATGCAAGAAAATTTTGTTGGAACTTTAAAGTATATGTAATCAGAATTTGGGAACATCCGAGTAAGTTCAACGAGAAGGAGATTGGAAGCATAGAGATGATCCTGCAAGATAGTAAG GGTGGAAGGGGCCATGCTTCAATACCCAAGTCTATAGTTAAGAAATGGAGTGGTGTATTTCAGGTGTTTCAGATGTATATTATAAAGAACTTTATAGTGGTGGACaacaaaaccataaaaaaacccacTCCATATCGCTGGATACTGACTTTTTCACACAGGACGGAGGTCAATCACTTTATGAATCCTACTTTTCCTCTTGACGCATTTGTGTTCAAGACTATACCGGAATTGCTCACGGCCGAGAAGATCGAAAACTCAGAGCTATTTG aCATGATTGGTGAGGTAGTTGGAAAGCATGATCCCAGAGAGTTAGTCACCAGCAAAGGGAAGGAGACCAAACGGTTGGTTGTGGTGTTGCAAGATCTGGA aaaaaataggATTAACTGCACTTTATTTGGTGAAATGGTCGATGAGATACTACCACATCTGGAAGTTGGAAGGCTGGAGCCACTTATTGTAGTTATACAATACTTTAAGGCAATTAGGTGGAATG GGCATATAGGACAAACTTCGGTCCAGAGTCATTTTGAGATCTCCAAACTCCACATCAATGCAGAGTTGAAGGATGTTGTTGGATTTAGGGACAG GTTGCTAAAGGGGGCACCATCCAATGCTTCAAGAATAAGTCAAATGTCATTCCAAAGTGGCTGGTCTGGCATGGAAGAGATTACTAATGGGTCTGCATTAGTTAAAACCATTGAAGAGGTCCTGAGTTCCAAAGAG GAGGGTCCTATTTGGGTTGCTGGAACTATTGTGGCCATAAATTGCAGCAAGAATGATTGGTATTACAAGGCCTGCAGAAGATGTCCTAAGAAAGTTGAAACACCAGTTGGTAATAGATACGAATGTGACAAATGCGGCCACACGCATGGAACTGCATCTATAAG ATACAAGGTGGAGGTCATGGTCTTTGATGGAACAGGCAGCATTTCTCTCTTGCTATGGGATAGAGAAACAAGCCAATTATGTGGGAAACAAGCTGAAAAAGTTTTGGAGGAAGAT GGTGGACGTGAGGATGAATACCCCCTTACCCTAGACAACATGATGGATAGGAGACTTTTATTTAAGATAAATGTGAAAGCTGCTAATATCAGTGGCTATGATCAAGTGTTCACTGTGATGAAGATATGTGACGATGAAGAAGTTGTTGACAAAAACCTACCCAAGAATTTTGATGGAAATTCATCAATGAATATGACG GAAAATGGGTGCAGTAACTCACTTGATATGTTTGGGAACATTACTGATCTTAATACTGACACTGACCCTGATGCTCAGTATACTATG GATATTAGAGAAGATTCCATAACCAGTCTCAAGTGTAAAACCCCTGCTAAAAGAGTTACAAATGGCTTTAGATCTGGCTCTAGCAGTGCAATCCAAAATGAAGATGAGGGACAACTCTCAACAAACAAGTTTAGCCGAAAGAATGCCAAGAAGCAAAAATCTATAATGATAGATGGAGAAAATTGA